A genomic segment from Pseudomonas sp. M30-35 encodes:
- the tusD gene encoding sulfurtransferase complex subunit TusD has product MKFAIALFSAPHQPSSRRALRFAQAVIAEGHEIVRLFFYQDGVFSASSTVVSGQDEVDIAREWREFVAQQQLDGVVCIAAALRRGALNDEEAQRYSRSAAVIQAPWQLSGLGQLHEAAQVADRLICFGGA; this is encoded by the coding sequence ATGAAATTCGCCATCGCATTGTTTTCAGCGCCGCATCAACCCTCCTCTCGCCGCGCCCTGCGCTTTGCCCAGGCCGTAATTGCCGAGGGACACGAGATCGTTCGGCTGTTTTTTTATCAAGACGGCGTATTCAGCGCATCAAGCACCGTGGTCAGTGGCCAGGATGAAGTTGATATAGCGCGAGAATGGCGTGAGTTCGTTGCACAACAGCAACTCGATGGCGTGGTGTGTATTGCCGCAGCATTGCGCCGTGGCGCACTGAATGACGAGGAAGCGCAGCGTTATTCACGCTCAGCAGCTGTGATTCAAGCGCCTTGGCAACTGTCCGGATTGGGCCAGTTACATGAAGCCGCTCAAGTGGCCGACCGTTTAATCTGCTTTGGGGGCGCCTGA